A region from the Halomarina litorea genome encodes:
- a CDS encoding 4a-hydroxytetrahydrobiopterin dehydratase, whose amino-acid sequence MADLLSDDEISERLPDGWEREGDEIVRTYEFDSYLGGVGFAAGAGGVAQDAFHHPTITIGYKEVEVRLTSHEEGGVTDKDIDLAERFDDISE is encoded by the coding sequence ATGGCAGACCTACTGTCCGACGACGAGATTTCCGAGCGGTTGCCCGACGGGTGGGAACGGGAGGGCGACGAGATCGTCCGCACCTACGAGTTCGACAGCTACCTCGGGGGCGTCGGCTTCGCCGCCGGTGCGGGCGGCGTCGCGCAGGACGCCTTTCACCACCCGACCATCACCATCGGGTACAAGGAAGTCGAGGTGCGCCTGACGAGTCACGAGGAGGGCGGCGTCACCGACAAGGACATCGACCTCGCCGAGCGCTTCGACGACATCAGCGAGTAG
- the lwrS gene encoding LWR-salt protein, translating to MTDGTEERAPGDAAYVFRVRFRLDPAASGVSLSPNTFETTLERAADPPGEEGWLFFRDNLWRGEANDATHVRDLAEEALGGRGARTRPTGEGSGITVESVSFSELRTSEAYLDALEAAIGDELDADGGTFGNARSADEVLKNYLGSSIHVRPERS from the coding sequence ATGACCGACGGAACCGAGGAGCGCGCCCCCGGCGACGCCGCCTACGTCTTCCGGGTGCGCTTCCGCCTCGACCCGGCCGCCTCCGGCGTCAGCCTCTCGCCGAACACCTTCGAGACGACGCTCGAACGGGCCGCCGACCCGCCCGGCGAGGAGGGGTGGCTCTTCTTCCGGGACAACCTCTGGCGCGGCGAGGCGAATGACGCTACCCACGTCAGGGACCTCGCGGAGGAGGCCCTCGGGGGTCGCGGTGCGCGCACCCGCCCGACCGGTGAGGGGAGCGGCATCACCGTCGAGTCGGTCTCGTTCAGCGAACTCCGGACCTCCGAGGCGTACCTCGACGCACTCGAGGCGGCCATCGGCGACGAACTCGACGCTGACGGCGGCACCTTCGGGAACGCGAGGAGCGCCGACGAGGTGCTGAAGAACTACCTCGGGAGTTCCATCCACGTCCGCCCGGAACGTTCTTGA
- a CDS encoding HAD family hydrolase gives MRTAYDFWLLDLDGTLIDVEPDYVHEVMREVGDRIGRPFTEREAELLWHGLGGSRDELLRRWGFEPTEFWATFHAVEDPIARAEHSFVYDDAASVANLDRPTGLVTHSQQRLADAALDALDISDWFDTVVCCDDELGWKPDPAPVQLAMTNLGVGPDHRGVLVGDGPQDVGAAWNAGLDGIHVERHGHERRGSCVLGDRRVTSFDDLLGTGASASD, from the coding sequence ATGCGAACTGCCTACGACTTCTGGTTGCTGGACCTCGACGGTACCCTCATCGACGTGGAACCGGACTACGTCCACGAGGTGATGCGGGAGGTCGGTGACCGAATCGGTCGGCCGTTCACCGAACGCGAGGCCGAACTGCTCTGGCACGGCCTCGGCGGGTCGCGCGACGAACTCCTCCGCCGCTGGGGGTTCGAGCCGACCGAGTTCTGGGCGACGTTCCACGCCGTCGAGGACCCCATCGCCCGCGCCGAGCACTCGTTCGTCTACGACGACGCGGCGTCCGTCGCCAACCTCGACCGCCCGACGGGGCTGGTGACCCACTCACAGCAGCGTCTCGCGGACGCGGCGCTCGACGCTCTCGACATCAGCGACTGGTTCGACACGGTCGTCTGCTGCGACGACGAACTGGGCTGGAAGCCCGACCCCGCGCCGGTCCAGTTGGCCATGACGAACCTCGGCGTCGGCCCCGACCACCGGGGCGTCCTCGTCGGCGACGGCCCGCAGGACGTGGGTGCGGCGTGGAACGCCGGTCTCGACGGCATCCACGTCGAGCGCCACGGCCACGAGCGCCGAGGGTCCTGCGTCCTCGGGGACCGCCGCGTCACGAGCTTCGACGACCTGCTCGGGACCGGCGCCTCCGCGAGCGACTGA
- a CDS encoding molybdopterin biosynthesis protein produces MAERKEFRDLATPEAAHEAIASLDLTGDPEMVPLREARGRVLAERVDATIDVPGFDRASVDGYALRAEDTFGADEVDPAVLELAGEVHAGTEPAVTVEPGTCAEISTGAVVPDGADAVVMVERTDAVEEDGTTRIQIRTGVAPGDRIMFAGADVAAGERALGPGTRLTAREIGLLSALGVDEVSVRGRPRVGIVSTGDELVRPGEAVDSGAGQIYDVNSYTVAAGVEEAGGEAVLYPHAGDDYDAMEDILLEAADECDLVLSSGSTSASAVDVIYRVIEDRGELLLHGVAVKPGKPMLVGRLDDSAYVGLPGYPVSALTIFRTFVAPAVRRASGLPEPRTATVEGRMATEERYAEGRLRLMPVGLVEAGPDEELAGQDVGGETLVYPVDKGSGATTSLVEADGIVEMHPDTERLDAGERVEVRLFSPDVRAPTLFAVGEDDPALSRLLDRLDRPRFLGLGSREGLRRLRNGVPDAAVTTTGGDTEFPATDLGAWTREWGLVVPEGNPEGVEGIDDLVDRDLRFVNRTSASGLRASLTDALAELAEERGETRHDLVSAVDGFEVAVRAHESPARKVLAGDADAGLGLRATADRLGLGFAPVGTETVRVLGNPDRAETSGVLALRSALTAMDDVLADLPGYGRP; encoded by the coding sequence ATGGCCGAGCGTAAGGAGTTCCGCGACCTCGCGACCCCCGAGGCCGCTCACGAGGCCATCGCCTCGCTGGACCTGACGGGCGACCCCGAGATGGTCCCTCTGCGGGAGGCGCGCGGGCGCGTCCTCGCGGAACGGGTGGACGCGACCATCGACGTCCCCGGGTTCGACCGGGCGAGCGTGGACGGCTACGCCCTCCGCGCCGAGGACACGTTCGGGGCGGACGAGGTCGACCCCGCCGTCCTCGAACTCGCCGGCGAGGTCCACGCGGGGACCGAACCCGCCGTCACCGTCGAACCGGGCACCTGCGCCGAGATATCGACCGGTGCGGTGGTCCCCGACGGGGCGGACGCCGTCGTGATGGTCGAGCGGACGGACGCCGTCGAGGAGGACGGGACGACGCGAATCCAGATACGGACGGGCGTCGCGCCCGGCGACCGCATCATGTTCGCCGGGGCGGACGTCGCCGCCGGGGAACGGGCGCTCGGACCGGGAACGCGACTCACGGCCCGCGAAATCGGCCTCCTGAGCGCGCTCGGCGTCGACGAGGTGTCCGTTCGGGGTCGCCCCCGCGTCGGCATCGTCTCGACCGGCGACGAACTCGTCCGGCCCGGAGAGGCCGTCGACAGCGGGGCCGGACAGATCTACGACGTGAACAGCTATACCGTCGCGGCGGGCGTCGAGGAGGCGGGCGGCGAGGCCGTCCTCTACCCCCACGCCGGGGACGACTACGACGCGATGGAGGACATCCTGCTCGAAGCGGCCGACGAGTGCGACCTCGTGCTCTCCTCGGGGTCCACCAGCGCCAGCGCCGTGGACGTCATCTACCGGGTCATCGAGGACCGCGGGGAGTTGTTGTTACACGGCGTCGCGGTCAAACCGGGCAAGCCGATGCTGGTCGGCCGACTGGACGACTCGGCGTACGTCGGCCTCCCCGGCTACCCCGTCAGCGCGCTCACCATCTTCCGGACGTTCGTCGCACCCGCCGTCCGTCGGGCGTCGGGCCTCCCGGAACCCCGAACCGCCACCGTCGAGGGACGGATGGCGACCGAGGAGCGCTACGCCGAGGGGCGACTGCGCCTGATGCCGGTCGGCCTCGTGGAGGCCGGTCCCGACGAGGAACTCGCCGGGCAGGACGTGGGTGGCGAGACGCTCGTCTACCCCGTCGACAAGGGGTCGGGCGCGACGACGAGTCTCGTCGAGGCCGACGGCATCGTCGAGATGCACCCGGACACCGAGCGACTGGACGCCGGCGAGCGAGTCGAGGTGCGCCTGTTCTCGCCGGACGTGCGCGCCCCGACGCTGTTCGCCGTCGGCGAGGACGACCCGGCGCTCTCGCGCCTCCTCGACCGCCTCGACCGACCTCGGTTCCTCGGTCTCGGGAGCCGCGAGGGCCTCCGCAGACTCCGGAACGGCGTCCCGGACGCCGCCGTGACGACCACCGGCGGCGACACCGAGTTCCCGGCCACCGACCTCGGCGCGTGGACCCGCGAGTGGGGCCTCGTCGTCCCCGAGGGCAACCCGGAGGGAGTCGAGGGGATCGACGACCTCGTGGACCGCGACCTGCGGTTCGTCAACCGCACCTCAGCGTCCGGCCTCCGGGCGAGTTTGACGGACGCGCTCGCCGAACTGGCCGAGGAGCGCGGCGAGACGCGCCACGACCTCGTCTCGGCCGTCGACGGCTTCGAGGTGGCCGTGCGGGCACACGAGAGCCCCGCCCGGAAGGTGCTCGCTGGCGACGCTGACGCGGGTCTCGGCCTGCGAGCCACCGCCGACCGCCTCGGACTCGGGTTCGCCCCCGTCGGCACCGAGACGGTGCGCGTCCTCGGGAACCCGGACCGAGCGGAGACGTCGGGCGTGCTCGCGCTGAGGAGCGCGCTCACGGCGATGGACGACGTGCTGGCGGACCTGCCGGGGTACGGCCGTCCCTGA
- a CDS encoding molybdopterin molybdotransferase MoeA, whose protein sequence is MTDVSDSGFKAVTRVAEARQRLLDAVTPHDRTARVPLEQATDRVLAERVAARRNVPHYARAAMDGYAVRAEDTFGASDRSPTVLREGEAMEPGTAVRVHTGSALPDGADAVVMVEYTDRIGGELEVFDAVAEGENVAPVGEDVDEGQTLYDPGHRLRPSDLGLLKSTGVTGVETYDRPTVGVIPTGEELVQADPTPGEVIETNGLTVSEYVRRWGGVPTYRDVVTDDEAALRAAIQRDLTKDVVVTTGGSSVGERDLVPDVVEELGEVLVHGVALKPGHPCALGVVEDTPVVMLPGYPVACIVNAVQFLRPLLKHVGHLPAVPHPTRQARLARKVRSEPGVRTFVRVSVEESGDGAPEDGAHPEATPTRAGGSGVLSSVALADGWVVVPEAREGIPEGETVPVEDWEYAP, encoded by the coding sequence ATGACAGACGTCAGCGACTCCGGGTTCAAGGCCGTAACGCGGGTCGCGGAGGCACGGCAGCGCCTCCTCGACGCCGTGACGCCCCACGACCGGACCGCACGCGTTCCCCTCGAACAGGCCACGGACCGGGTACTCGCCGAACGGGTCGCCGCCCGGCGGAACGTCCCCCACTACGCCCGCGCCGCGATGGACGGGTACGCGGTCCGCGCCGAGGACACCTTCGGCGCGAGCGACCGCTCCCCGACCGTCCTCAGAGAGGGGGAGGCGATGGAACCCGGGACCGCCGTCCGCGTCCACACGGGGAGCGCCCTTCCCGACGGCGCGGACGCGGTGGTAATGGTGGAGTACACCGACCGCATCGGGGGCGAACTGGAGGTGTTCGACGCCGTCGCGGAGGGCGAGAACGTCGCCCCCGTCGGCGAGGACGTCGACGAGGGACAGACGCTGTACGACCCCGGCCACCGCCTGCGCCCCTCCGACCTCGGTCTCCTGAAGTCGACGGGCGTGACGGGAGTCGAGACGTACGACCGCCCCACAGTGGGCGTGATTCCGACCGGCGAGGAACTCGTGCAGGCTGACCCCACGCCGGGCGAAGTGATCGAGACGAACGGTCTCACCGTCTCCGAGTACGTCCGGCGCTGGGGCGGGGTCCCCACCTACCGCGACGTGGTGACGGACGACGAGGCGGCCCTCCGGGCGGCCATCCAGCGCGACCTGACGAAGGACGTCGTCGTCACCACCGGCGGGTCCTCCGTCGGTGAACGCGACCTCGTCCCCGACGTGGTCGAGGAACTGGGCGAGGTACTCGTCCACGGCGTGGCGCTCAAACCCGGCCACCCCTGTGCGCTGGGCGTCGTCGAGGACACCCCCGTCGTCATGCTGCCGGGCTACCCCGTCGCCTGCATCGTCAACGCCGTCCAGTTCCTCCGACCCCTCCTCAAGCACGTCGGCCACCTGCCCGCGGTTCCGCACCCCACGAGGCAGGCCCGCCTCGCCCGCAAGGTCCGGAGCGAACCCGGCGTCCGGACGTTCGTCCGCGTCTCCGTCGAGGAGTCGGGGGACGGCGCTCCCGAGGACGGCGCGCACCCCGAGGCCACCCCCACGCGGGCGGGCGGGTCGGGCGTCCTCTCGTCGGTCGCCCTCGCCGACGGGTGGGTCGTCGTCCCCGAGGCGCGCGAGGGCATCCCCGAGGGCGAGACGGTGCCCGTCGAGGACTGGGAGTACGCGCCGTGA
- a CDS encoding cytochrome P450 — MSSAGPLQTFPDALSSRDAWLDPFDWYAEMRATSPVRRDPDRGCWDVFSYADVKAVLGDDETFSTDPRNATGFQARGEEAFMLETMLFQDPPKHDRTRDVVDEFFRPSAVKSLEPFVEAETNRLLDEAMADADGGEVDLVEALAYPIPVIVIAKMLGVPAEDRAQFKQWSDTIVEGTAGDGEGDAEALQQRQMEAGMELANYFRDLIADRRDDPREDLVTRIVQADADMTETELLGFCMLLLVAGNVTTTNLVANTVRCFADADHWPRSGLETTVEEALRYRSPVQAMTRVAREDVTLAGQRVEEGDTLVCWLGSANRDGAQFADADAFVPDRRPNQHLGFGYGTHYCLGAPLARLEATVALRELLGRFEVTPAWDELRPVRSSFIYGVESLPVRLTER, encoded by the coding sequence GTGAGTTCCGCAGGCCCCCTGCAGACGTTCCCGGACGCGCTCTCCTCTCGCGACGCGTGGCTCGACCCGTTCGACTGGTACGCCGAGATGCGTGCGACGTCGCCCGTCCGCCGCGACCCGGACCGCGGGTGCTGGGACGTCTTCTCGTACGCCGACGTGAAGGCGGTTCTCGGCGACGACGAGACGTTCTCGACGGACCCGCGTAACGCGACCGGGTTCCAGGCACGGGGCGAGGAGGCGTTCATGCTGGAGACGATGCTGTTCCAGGACCCACCGAAACACGACCGGACCCGCGACGTGGTCGACGAGTTCTTCCGCCCGAGCGCGGTGAAGTCCCTCGAACCGTTCGTCGAGGCGGAGACGAACCGCCTGCTGGACGAGGCCATGGCGGACGCCGACGGCGGCGAGGTCGACCTCGTGGAGGCGCTCGCCTACCCGATTCCGGTCATCGTCATCGCGAAGATGCTCGGCGTCCCGGCCGAGGACCGCGCGCAGTTCAAGCAGTGGTCCGATACCATCGTCGAGGGGACGGCAGGTGACGGGGAGGGCGACGCGGAGGCCCTCCAGCAGCGACAGATGGAGGCGGGGATGGAACTGGCGAACTACTTCCGCGACCTCATCGCGGACCGGCGCGATGACCCCCGTGAGGACCTCGTGACGCGAATCGTGCAGGCGGACGCGGACATGACCGAGACGGAACTGCTCGGTTTCTGTATGCTGTTGCTCGTCGCGGGCAACGTGACGACGACGAACCTCGTGGCGAACACAGTGCGTTGTTTCGCCGACGCCGACCACTGGCCCCGGTCGGGACTGGAGACGACCGTCGAGGAGGCGCTTCGCTACCGTTCGCCCGTGCAGGCGATGACCCGCGTGGCCAGGGAGGACGTCACCCTCGCGGGCCAGCGAGTCGAGGAGGGCGACACCCTCGTCTGCTGGCTCGGGTCGGCCAACCGCGACGGCGCGCAGTTCGCCGACGCGGACGCATTCGTCCCGGACCGGCGACCGAACCAGCACCTCGGGTTCGGCTACGGCACGCACTACTGCCTCGGCGCGCCACTGGCCCGACTGGAGGCGACGGTGGCCCTCCGGGAACTGCTCGGGCGCTTCGAGGTGACCCCGGCGTGGGACGAACTCCGGCCCGTCAGGAGTTCGTTCATCTACGGCGTCGAGTCGCTCCCGGTCCGTCTGACCGAGCGGTAG
- a CDS encoding bifunctional metallophosphatase/5'-nucleotidase, translating to MRRLLHLLLVCCLVTAGAVPAVGLAAADSATDASTSTSTPALSQDAANNSTTVTLLTYNDVQTAAARDGNFPRLVELVEQRRAAIDNPVVVAGAGDQIGPHPLSPVSQWRLPVAVLNQMDPAADVIGNHEFDYGYEAISNVTDASRFPWLATNVVKNASGEPFDGTESYEIVEKDGVRVGFIGLVDEGATYGKTTIDFAGRNVTVEDFREVGPRTAEMLKEEKDVDVVVALAHTGVPEAKDLAEADAGAIDVIAVGDDEVKYPPQETSDTVITEAVARAEFLGELNLTVENGDVTAWNGRLINVTDDLPKDETASRLVEGYRANASLDKNLTNSTVALDARFATNYHEESNYGNLVTDAMRAEGNATVAITNAGGIRSNAVYGPGPITGGDVFSTLPFANTLVTVELTGAELKEVLASQLVTLESETGQQYGEEVSQQVSGVRFEWVPHENASDPIRDVYVNRNAPREDPNWVRLDEEATYTVAVNSYMASGGSSYPLENATVVSETDQLLAEAVVDYVDPRETISPTVEGRMQRVDATLDSRLLLADGNGKAVLTFDAPAGLQNVSEGTFVLANGAGETVEAEQVIANGNRLTVRFDDGEVRSLVDSEFAELQLYGEYATTEYDFVYFDGARLNADVFTYAPSEDAGADSEGDGESDEEDEEGGEEESTDDAEALTGASLAAVAA from the coding sequence ATGCGACGCTTACTCCACCTACTCCTGGTGTGCTGTCTGGTCACCGCCGGTGCGGTCCCGGCGGTCGGCCTCGCGGCCGCCGACTCGGCGACTGACGCATCGACATCGACATCGACACCGGCACTCTCGCAGGACGCCGCCAACAACTCCACGACGGTCACGCTCCTGACGTACAACGACGTCCAGACCGCGGCGGCGCGGGACGGGAACTTCCCGCGACTGGTCGAACTGGTCGAACAGCGCCGGGCCGCCATCGACAATCCGGTGGTGGTCGCGGGCGCAGGGGACCAGATCGGACCCCACCCGCTCTCGCCGGTGAGTCAGTGGCGACTCCCCGTCGCGGTGCTGAACCAGATGGACCCCGCGGCCGACGTCATCGGGAACCACGAGTTCGACTACGGCTACGAGGCCATCTCGAACGTCACGGACGCCTCCCGCTTCCCGTGGCTGGCGACGAACGTCGTCAAGAACGCCTCCGGCGAACCCTTCGACGGCACGGAGTCCTACGAGATCGTCGAGAAGGACGGCGTCCGCGTGGGCTTCATCGGCCTCGTCGACGAGGGCGCGACGTACGGCAAGACGACCATCGACTTCGCCGGGCGCAACGTCACCGTCGAGGACTTCCGCGAGGTCGGTCCCCGGACGGCTGAGATGCTGAAAGAAGAGAAGGACGTCGACGTGGTCGTCGCGCTGGCACACACGGGCGTCCCCGAGGCGAAGGACCTCGCGGAGGCCGACGCCGGTGCCATCGACGTCATCGCAGTCGGCGACGACGAGGTGAAGTACCCGCCGCAGGAGACGTCCGACACCGTCATCACGGAGGCCGTCGCCCGCGCGGAGTTCCTCGGCGAACTCAACCTCACGGTGGAGAACGGCGACGTGACGGCGTGGAACGGCCGCCTCATCAACGTCACCGACGACCTGCCGAAGGACGAGACGGCCTCGCGACTCGTCGAGGGCTACCGCGCGAACGCCAGCCTCGACAAGAACCTCACGAACTCGACGGTGGCGCTCGACGCCCGGTTCGCGACGAACTACCACGAGGAGTCGAACTACGGCAACCTCGTCACCGACGCGATGCGCGCCGAGGGCAACGCGACGGTGGCCATCACGAACGCCGGCGGCATTCGCTCGAACGCGGTGTACGGTCCCGGCCCCATCACGGGCGGCGACGTCTTCAGCACGCTCCCGTTCGCGAACACCCTCGTCACGGTCGAACTGACGGGCGCGGAACTGAAGGAGGTGCTCGCGAGCCAACTCGTCACGCTGGAGAGCGAGACGGGCCAGCAGTACGGCGAGGAGGTCAGCCAGCAGGTCTCCGGCGTCCGCTTCGAGTGGGTGCCCCACGAGAACGCCAGCGACCCCATCCGTGACGTGTACGTGAACCGCAACGCCCCCCGCGAGGACCCGAACTGGGTCCGCCTCGACGAGGAGGCGACGTACACCGTCGCGGTCAACAGCTACATGGCCAGCGGCGGCAGCAGCTACCCCCTCGAGAACGCGACGGTCGTCAGCGAGACGGACCAGTTGCTCGCGGAGGCGGTCGTCGACTACGTCGACCCGCGGGAGACCATCTCGCCGACCGTCGAGGGTCGGATGCAGCGCGTGGACGCCACCCTCGACAGCCGACTCCTCCTCGCGGACGGCAACGGGAAGGCCGTGCTGACGTTCGACGCCCCGGCCGGCCTCCAGAACGTCAGCGAGGGCACGTTCGTCCTCGCCAACGGTGCCGGTGAGACCGTCGAGGCCGAGCAGGTGATCGCCAACGGGAACCGCCTGACGGTCCGCTTCGACGACGGGGAGGTGCGGTCGCTCGTCGACAGCGAGTTCGCCGAACTCCAGTTGTACGGCGAGTACGCCACCACCGAGTACGACTTCGTCTACTTCGACGGTGCCCGCCTGAACGCCGACGTGTTCACCTACGCGCCCAGCGAGGACGCGGGTGCGGACAGCGAGGGCGACGGTGAGAGCGACGAGGAAGACGAAGAAGGCGGAGAAGAGGAATCGACCGACGACGCGGAGGCGCTGACCGGCGCGTCGCTCGCCGCGGTCGCCGCGTAA
- a CDS encoding E3 ubiquitin ligase family protein, which translates to MVPLPLQTFGLLFVGVFALVGLALVAYAGRDLFVAYRLSRMDPTPVADLPNVSGPVEIEGRALVHEETFESPFTGTPCLACEWRVEEERHDDDGTHWVTVASGSEAVPFRVEDDTANVLVYPAGVDLRLANESPIRVDGGKRPPERIQRFIDSNGDVGPEDTSFDIGPLSITTGDDRRYYESRLDPDEPVYVYGTPVYSPGVGDAVGQVNATMEPGDGRFIVSDTTDSGVVRWFVRSALIPLVIGVLFVGFALFFGFSLGWVNGLPGL; encoded by the coding sequence ATGGTCCCGCTCCCCCTCCAGACGTTCGGCCTGCTGTTCGTCGGCGTCTTCGCCCTCGTCGGCCTGGCGCTCGTCGCCTACGCCGGCCGCGACCTGTTCGTCGCCTACCGCCTCTCGCGGATGGACCCGACGCCCGTCGCGGACCTGCCGAACGTCTCCGGCCCCGTCGAAATCGAGGGACGGGCGCTCGTCCACGAGGAGACGTTCGAGTCGCCGTTCACCGGGACGCCCTGTCTCGCCTGCGAGTGGCGCGTCGAGGAGGAACGCCACGACGACGACGGCACCCACTGGGTCACCGTCGCCTCCGGGTCCGAGGCGGTACCCTTCCGCGTCGAGGACGACACCGCGAACGTCCTCGTCTACCCGGCCGGCGTCGACCTCAGACTGGCGAACGAGTCGCCCATCCGCGTCGACGGCGGGAAGCGCCCGCCCGAGCGAATCCAGCGGTTCATCGACTCGAACGGGGACGTCGGGCCGGAGGACACCAGCTTCGACATCGGCCCGCTCTCCATCACGACGGGCGACGACCGCCGGTACTACGAGTCCCGCCTCGACCCCGACGAACCGGTGTACGTCTACGGGACGCCGGTCTACTCCCCCGGCGTCGGGGACGCGGTTGGACAGGTGAACGCGACGATGGAACCCGGCGACGGGCGGTTCATCGTCTCGGACACCACCGACTCGGGGGTCGTCCGCTGGTTCGTCCGGAGCGCGCTGATTCCGCTCGTCATCGGCGTCCTCTTCGTCGGGTTCGCGCTGTTCTTCGGGTTCTCCCTCGGCTGGGTGAACGGACTCCCCGGCCTGTGA
- a CDS encoding Hsp20/alpha crystallin family protein — MSALRDALRDLPDAVFADLLESDEAYLVVVDLPGASAETVDARVDNGRLRLEAQREKDLPPEFRYRQEDRSLFLDVELPLPPDATGKDAEATMKRGVLELRLPKTSAAGDESIPISDDEA; from the coding sequence ATGTCTGCCCTTCGCGATGCGTTGCGGGACCTGCCGGACGCGGTGTTCGCGGACCTCCTCGAGTCGGACGAGGCGTACCTCGTCGTCGTGGACCTGCCCGGCGCGAGCGCGGAGACGGTCGACGCCCGCGTCGACAACGGTCGCCTCCGACTGGAGGCCCAGCGCGAGAAGGACCTGCCGCCGGAGTTCCGCTACCGGCAGGAGGACCGCTCGCTGTTCCTCGACGTCGAACTGCCCCTCCCGCCGGACGCCACCGGCAAGGACGCCGAGGCGACGATGAAGCGAGGGGTGCTCGAACTCCGCCTGCCGAAGACGAGTGCGGCCGGCGACGAGTCGATTCCCATCAGCGACGACGAGGCGTGA
- a CDS encoding ABC1 kinase family protein, whose product MNVRAYRRFFVVAYQFLPILLAYARDRRRFLLFGGPRQVSSATRRDRARKLLDSMLTLGPTFIKLGQLLSTRPDILPPEYIEEFSQLQDSVPAAPWAEAEQVVRAELGSIDDAFAAFDPQAISGASLGQVYLAEYDGRKVAVKVRRPNIESLVEADLRVIKFSIPLLMRFVGEAQSFSLETLADEFATVIRQEMDYAREASMLKEIRSNFADDRRIRIPEVVDERSTGRVLTMEYVPGTKISDIDDLDDLGVDRSELAEHLQRVYLQMIIDDGVFHADPHPGNLAVQDDGTLVFYDFGMSGRVDPFIQDKIVQFYGAIARQDIDDILDALVEMGTLSPQADRQTMADVMELAIADARGENIEQYRVQQIVSQVEDTIYEFPLRLPPNLALVLRVATVVEGVCVTLDPDFDFIEVATGYLQEEGHIERGIEEFIEDRLDEVGQAVQSSVRVLPKFEDTLDTVTRDNLSVQARISDANGVAERLARRLILGALVAATVLSTALLWAFEKPDATAIAGALSLVGLFLLYRSFREKKGIRAQPQFTRQAMRERQDEAGVAGDVTPTGSDGDDAPPASPTGRVGGEDAP is encoded by the coding sequence GTGAACGTACGTGCGTACCGACGCTTTTTCGTCGTCGCCTACCAGTTCCTGCCCATCCTGCTGGCGTACGCCCGCGACCGGCGGCGCTTCCTGCTGTTCGGCGGCCCCCGGCAGGTGTCGAGTGCGACCAGACGGGACCGCGCCCGCAAGCTCCTCGACTCGATGCTCACGCTCGGGCCCACGTTCATCAAACTGGGCCAACTGCTCTCGACGCGACCGGACATCCTCCCGCCGGAGTACATCGAGGAGTTCTCCCAGCTACAGGACAGCGTCCCCGCCGCTCCGTGGGCGGAGGCCGAACAGGTCGTCCGCGCGGAACTCGGCTCCATCGACGACGCGTTCGCCGCCTTCGACCCGCAGGCAATCAGCGGGGCGAGCCTCGGACAGGTCTACCTCGCGGAGTACGACGGCCGAAAAGTTGCCGTGAAGGTCCGCCGCCCGAACATCGAGTCGCTGGTGGAGGCCGACCTCCGGGTCATCAAGTTCTCCATCCCGCTCCTGATGCGCTTCGTGGGCGAGGCCCAGTCGTTCTCGCTGGAGACGCTGGCCGACGAGTTCGCCACCGTCATCCGCCAGGAGATGGACTACGCCCGAGAGGCGTCGATGCTGAAGGAGATCCGCTCGAATTTCGCCGACGACCGGCGCATCCGCATCCCCGAAGTCGTCGACGAACGCTCGACGGGGCGCGTCCTGACGATGGAGTACGTCCCCGGGACGAAGATATCGGACATCGACGACCTCGACGACCTCGGGGTCGACCGCTCGGAACTCGCCGAACACCTCCAGCGGGTGTACCTCCAGATGATCATCGACGACGGGGTGTTCCACGCCGACCCGCACCCGGGCAACCTCGCGGTGCAGGACGACGGCACCCTCGTCTTCTACGACTTCGGGATGTCCGGGCGCGTCGACCCCTTCATCCAGGACAAGATCGTCCAGTTCTACGGTGCCATCGCCCGGCAGGACATCGATGACATCCTCGATGCCCTCGTCGAGATGGGCACCCTCAGCCCGCAGGCCGACCGCCAGACGATGGCCGACGTGATGGAACTCGCCATCGCGGACGCCCGCGGGGAGAACATCGAGCAGTACCGCGTCCAGCAGATCGTCTCGCAGGTCGAGGACACCATCTACGAGTTCCCCCTCCGACTCCCGCCGAACCTCGCGCTCGTCCTGCGCGTGGCGACGGTGGTCGAGGGGGTCTGTGTCACCCTCGACCCCGACTTCGACTTCATCGAGGTAGCGACCGGCTACCTACAGGAGGAGGGGCACATCGAGCGTGGCATCGAGGAGTTTATCGAGGACCGACTGGACGAGGTGGGGCAGGCGGTCCAGTCCTCGGTGCGCGTCCTCCCGAAGTTCGAGGACACCCTCGACACCGTCACGCGCGACAACCTCTCGGTGCAGGCGCGTATCAGCGACGCCAACGGGGTCGCCGAACGACTCGCGAGGCGACTCATCCTCGGTGCGCTGGTGGCCGCGACGGTCCTCTCGACGGCCCTGCTGTGGGCGTTCGAGAAGCCCGACGCGACGGCCATCGCCGGGGCCCTCTCCCTCGTCGGCCTGTTCTTGCTCTATCGCTCGTTCCGCGAGAAGAAGGGCATCCGCGCCCAGCCACAGTTCACCCGGCAGGCGATGCGCGAGCGACAGGACGAGGCGGGGGTCGCGGGCGACGTGACCCCCACCGGCTCCGACGGGGACGACGCCCCGCCCGCCTCGCCGACGGGGCGAGTCGGCGGCGAGGACGCCCCGTAG